One segment of Stenotrophomonas sp. SAU14A_NAIMI4_8 DNA contains the following:
- the ggt gene encoding gamma-glutamyltransferase — MSRRLARSLLAAAVLAAVPAVSSAADRITGQTFATRSEVIAPHAMAATSQPLATQIALDVMKAGGSAVDAAIAANAALGLMEPTGNGIGGDLFAIVWDPKTKKLYGYNGSGRSPKSLTLAEFQRRGLKEIPATGPLPVSVPGAVDGWFALHDRFGRKPMADNLAPAIRYAREGHPVAEVIAYYWDRSVPRLSKYPGFTEQFTIDGHAPRKGQMWKNPNLADTLQKIADGGRDAFYKGDVARTIGDYFKANGGYLSYQDMADHHGEWVEPVSSNYRGYDVWELPPNSQGIAALQILNVLEGYDFSKIPFGSPEHVHLFVEAKKLAFADRARFYADMAFQPAPVQKLISKDYAAQRRALISMDKALKEVQPGTPKQLEQGDTIYMTVADSDGMMVSLIQSNYRGMGSGMAPPGLGFILQDRGEMFVLQKNHPNGYAPGKRPFQTIIPAFITKDGKPYASFGVMGGAMQPQGHAQIVMNLVDFGMNLQEAGDAPRIQHEGSTEPTGQATAMSDGGEVNLETGFPYETVRALMRKGHRVVFADGPYGGYQAILRDPETGVYFGASESRKDGQAAGY, encoded by the coding sequence GTGTCCCGACGCCTTGCCCGTTCCCTGCTTGCCGCTGCCGTGCTGGCCGCGGTCCCCGCCGTGTCCAGTGCCGCCGACCGCATCACTGGCCAGACCTTTGCCACCCGTTCGGAAGTCATTGCCCCGCACGCGATGGCCGCCACCTCGCAGCCGCTGGCCACCCAGATCGCGCTGGACGTGATGAAGGCCGGCGGTTCGGCCGTCGATGCCGCCATTGCCGCCAACGCCGCCCTGGGGCTGATGGAGCCGACCGGCAACGGCATCGGCGGCGACCTGTTCGCCATCGTCTGGGACCCGAAGACGAAGAAGCTGTACGGCTACAACGGCTCGGGGCGTTCGCCGAAGTCACTCACCCTGGCTGAATTCCAGCGCCGTGGCCTGAAGGAGATCCCCGCCACCGGTCCACTGCCGGTATCGGTGCCCGGCGCGGTCGATGGCTGGTTCGCCCTGCATGACCGCTTCGGCCGCAAGCCGATGGCCGACAACCTGGCCCCGGCCATCCGCTACGCGCGCGAAGGCCACCCGGTGGCGGAAGTGATTGCCTACTACTGGGATCGTTCGGTGCCGCGCCTGTCCAAGTACCCCGGCTTCACCGAACAGTTCACCATCGACGGCCACGCCCCGCGCAAGGGCCAGATGTGGAAGAACCCGAACCTGGCCGATACCCTGCAGAAAATCGCCGACGGTGGCCGCGATGCGTTCTACAAGGGCGACGTAGCACGCACCATCGGTGATTACTTCAAGGCCAACGGCGGTTATCTCAGTTACCAGGACATGGCCGACCACCACGGTGAATGGGTGGAGCCGGTCAGCAGCAACTACCGCGGCTATGACGTGTGGGAACTGCCGCCCAACAGCCAGGGCATTGCCGCGCTGCAGATCCTCAACGTGCTGGAAGGTTACGACTTCTCGAAGATTCCGTTCGGCTCGCCCGAGCATGTGCACCTGTTCGTGGAAGCCAAGAAGCTGGCCTTCGCCGATCGCGCGCGCTTCTATGCCGACATGGCCTTCCAGCCGGCGCCGGTGCAGAAGCTCATTTCCAAGGATTACGCCGCGCAGCGCCGCGCGCTGATCTCGATGGACAAGGCGCTGAAGGAAGTGCAGCCGGGCACGCCGAAGCAGCTCGAGCAGGGCGACACGATCTACATGACCGTGGCCGACAGCGACGGCATGATGGTCTCGCTCATCCAGTCCAACTACCGTGGCATGGGCAGCGGCATGGCACCGCCGGGGCTGGGCTTCATCCTGCAGGACCGCGGCGAGATGTTCGTGCTGCAGAAGAACCACCCCAACGGCTACGCGCCGGGCAAGCGTCCGTTCCAGACCATCATTCCGGCCTTCATCACCAAGGACGGCAAGCCGTACGCCAGCTTCGGCGTGATGGGCGGTGCGATGCAGCCGCAGGGCCATGCGCAGATCGTGATGAACCTGGTGGACTTCGGCATGAACCTGCAGGAAGCCGGCGATGCGCCGCGCATCCAGCATGAGGGGTCCACCGAGCCGACCGGCCAGGCTACGGCCATGAGCGATGGCGGCGAAGTGAACCTGGAAACCGGCTTCCCCTACGAAACCGTGCGCGCACTGATGCGCAAGGGCCACCGCGTGGTGTTCGCCGATGGCCCCTATGGCGGCTACCAGGCGATCCTGCGTGATCCGGAAACCGGCGTGTACTTCGGTGCTTCGGAAAGCCGCAAGGATGGCCAGGCGGCGGGCTACTGA